A segment of the Sphingobacterium oryzagri genome:
ATTAGGTTTTAAAAAAATTCATATCGCGTTTGATTAGGCCGGCATTTTCGCGCTCATCTTATTAGGTCTGCTCTTCGTCACACTTCTTAGTATAAACGAATCTGAAAAATTAAGAGGCTGTTCAAAAAACGAATCGATTAACTTCAAAATGCGTCATCGCGAGGAAGTATGACGAAGCGATCTGCATTTTTATTTGATAAGATTGCCTCGTCGTCGTTCCTCCTTCTCGCAATGAAATTAGTCACTTTTTAGACACCTTCTTAATTTTTATGGTGCAGATTGATGCCTATTATTTCACCTCTTCCAACTATGAAACGAAGCTAGACCAATCGCGGTACTTCCGGTACAAGGCTAGCTAAAAAGGTTGTTACAAAAATAGCAGACCTTTGCGTGGCTCATCCAAAATGCTATCTTGCAACCAATTCAGATAGACTAACACAAGTTTTTATTACGCATTCGCAGATTTCACCTATGCAGAAACAGCATTTTCTGGTATTAGACGGGCTTAGAGGTATCGCGGCCATTATAATCGTGATCTTTCACTTTATGGAATGGCTGATAACAGATTTTAAAGAAAATTTTATCGGTCACGGCTTTTTGGCTGTCGATTTTTTCTTCTGCTTGTCGGGATTTGTGATTGCTTACGCATATGACGAAAAAATAAGGCTGATCGGACTAAAGAAATTCTTCGTCGCCCGCCTGATACGTTTGCATCCACTTGTCGTGATTGGTTCGGTCTTGGGCATGGTAGGACTATTATGGACACGATTCTCCGAAAGTGGCAATTACAGCTTGTCTATGCTTGTCAAACTTTTTGTTTCTTCTTTACTCTTAATACCCTACCCTGTTCTGCCGGAACGAGCTTATAATCTTTTTAGTATTAATGCCCCCGCCTGGACACTTTTTTGGGAATACGTGGCCAATATTGCGTATGCACTTTACCTGTTTAAAATACGTAGAAATATGCTCTTTCTGCTGGTTTCGCTGTGTGCTATCTACCTCGTTTACCTAAGCTACAGCTACGGCAATCTGGCGGGCGGCTGGAGCAAAGATAATTGGGAAGTTGGCGGTATTCGGTTAGCGTATTCTTTCTGCGCCGGGTTGATATTGTACAGAAATCGATTGGTTATAAAAAACAAACTAGGCTTTATCGCACCAACGGTGCTGCTAATACTCGCCTTGTTTATGCCATTCCTGAGCTTTAATTGGCTAGTTGAGGCGATTATCGTGATCGTATACTTTCCCTTTATAATCGCTTTAGGTGCTGGTACACATGTGAACCGAACGGTGGTGCATATATGTCGGTTTTTAGGAAACCTTTCCTATCCGCTCTACATGACGCATTATTGCGTCATTTGGGCTTTCGGAGCTTATTTACAAAGCGCATATTTTGACCCGAACCGCATTGGCTATGTCATCGTCGGTGGTACGCTTATTTTAATCGGCTTTGGCTATTTGATTATGCGGTTTGTAGACACACTAATACGAAAAAAACTAACACGTAGCACGACAACGATTTCCTAAAAATGTTCCATAAAGCGCTGGTTAGGTTATAAAAAAAGTAACGAACATACTAAAAAAGCTATGCAAACGTTTTTAATATAAAGTAGTAATTTCATAATAAGTTAATATTGGTTTGATGAAATCCTGAGGTTCCCAGCGTCAGGATTTCTTTTTTTAGTGTATAATCTCACAACATTTTTGAAATTATAACGTTATACATCAACAAAAAGATTATTTGCTAACTGTAGCTCAAGATATAGAGCATAGCAAATAAGCTTAACAAGCATAGCGGTTCAGCACATATTGTGCTGAACTTTTTTATTTACAAAGAGATCGTATTGTGTTAAAAAGTGTTAAGAAAAACACTAAGCACAATATAGGTGCAAATGCAACCGTTATCTGTGTATAATTTCATAATTTAGGTTAATAATTGGTTTGGTAAAATCCTGGAGCTCCCCGCTTCAGGATTTTCTTTTAGAAATAACCGTGATTAATCAAAGCCTGGAATTGAGCTCAAAATTGACGTGCACTTCCAGATAGTAATTACAGCAATTCTTACATCTTTCTATCCTCCATTTGTAGTGATCGCATTTTCCAGAAAGAAGTTTGCATGATCTCAACGCACTCATCTATTTATCGCACACGTTTTTGTTCCTTTCTACTACAGCACCATCCTTTTAAAAGCCCTAAGAAAGCAAAAGTATATTCTTTAGTAGAGGCGATATCTATTGACCAAGCGAAAGCTAGAGGGCGTTAGAAAATGTTAGTTATTCTTTTCAAAATAATCATAACACAGTTTAGCGATATGCGCAATTATTGCTTCGTTGTTTATGAGGCTTTCTTTTGAATGGCTTATAAGCACCGAGATAAAAATAGGTTCACCGTTAGTCGGGAAAATAATACCAATATCATGCACAGCTTCTGCTATACCATTTTTTATACCGGAATACCCTGTTTTATGCGCAACCGTAACGTCAGTCGGCAAATCACCTTTCAACCGTTTAGCACCTGTTTCTGTACTTTTCATAACCGTCCACAAAAAAGCATGACTTGTGGCAGACAGTTCTTTATTTTTATTATAAAAATATTTTTCCAGCACAACATTACACGATCGCGCAGTCGTCCAGTTTTTAAACTGCTGTTCCCAATCGCTCTGCATCGTTTCTTCGTTGATCTTAATGGAAAGGTCATTTACACCCTGCGCTTTAAAAAAAGCATCGACCACCGCCGGGCCGCCAAGTAATTTTAATAAAAGATCGCAAGCAATATTATCACTCTGCGCAACCATAAAAGTGATAATTTCAGATAAAGGCAGTGTAACGCCTGTTGGATATTTGTCACGAAGCGGGCTCCAGGTATCGGGCAGCAATAGTTCCTTACCAATAGTAATGGGTTGTGCTAACTTAAATTTTC
Coding sequences within it:
- a CDS encoding acyltransferase family protein, with product MQKQHFLVLDGLRGIAAIIIVIFHFMEWLITDFKENFIGHGFLAVDFFFCLSGFVIAYAYDEKIRLIGLKKFFVARLIRLHPLVVIGSVLGMVGLLWTRFSESGNYSLSMLVKLFVSSLLLIPYPVLPERAYNLFSINAPAWTLFWEYVANIAYALYLFKIRRNMLFLLVSLCAIYLVYLSYSYGNLAGGWSKDNWEVGGIRLAYSFCAGLILYRNRLVIKNKLGFIAPTVLLILALFMPFLSFNWLVEAIIVIVYFPFIIALGAGTHVNRTVVHICRFLGNLSYPLYMTHYCVIWAFGAYLQSAYFDPNRIGYVIVGGTLILIGFGYLIMRFVDTLIRKKLTRSTTTIS
- the bla gene encoding class A beta-lactamase, which produces MKAFKFLALFTLSLLSYVLPAAAQVATLQSTIEEFIASKDAVVAVAVAGNAGKDHVFIQADKQLPMQSVFKFHIAIAMLREVDRGKFKLAQPITIGKELLLPDTWSPLRDKYPTGVTLPLSEIITFMVAQSDNIACDLLLKLLGGPAVVDAFFKAQGVNDLSIKINEETMQSDWEQQFKNWTTARSCNVVLEKYFYNKNKELSATSHAFLWTVMKSTETGAKRLKGDLPTDVTVAHKTGYSGIKNGIAEAVHDIGIIFPTNGEPIFISVLISHSKESLINNEAIIAHIAKLCYDYFEKNN